One part of the Ralstonia pickettii genome encodes these proteins:
- the pncB gene encoding nicotinate phosphoribosyltransferase — protein MIIRSLLDTDLYKFTMMQVVLHHFPGAHVEYRFKCRNAGVDLVPFIEEIRAEIRQLCTLRFTDAELDYLRGMRFIKSDFVDFLGLFHLNEKYIDLRQAPSNDGQIEIVIAGPWLHTIMFEVPVLAIVNEVFFSRTQTHPQWEEGKRRLTDKLASLKRPGLEDCRIADYGTRRRFSHTWHEHVLLETHAQLGAQYAGTSNVYFAMKHGMTPLGTMAHEYLQACQALGPRLRDSQTFALETWAKEYRGDLGIALSDTYGFDAFLRDFDMFFCKLFDGVRHDSGDPFEWGERMLKHYDDMRAEPKSKALIFSDSLDMPKVIGLYERFHGRCKLAFGVGTNLTNDLGYTPLQIVIKMVRCNGQPVAKLSDAPEKTMCDDPAYLTYLKQVFGVQ, from the coding sequence ATGATCATCCGCTCGCTGCTCGATACCGATCTGTACAAATTCACGATGATGCAGGTGGTGCTGCATCACTTTCCCGGCGCGCATGTCGAATACCGCTTCAAGTGCCGCAACGCGGGCGTCGATCTGGTGCCGTTCATTGAGGAGATTCGCGCCGAGATCCGCCAGCTCTGCACCCTGCGCTTTACCGATGCAGAACTCGATTACCTGCGCGGCATGCGCTTCATCAAGAGCGATTTCGTCGATTTTCTCGGGCTGTTCCATCTCAACGAGAAGTACATCGACCTGCGTCAGGCACCCAGCAACGATGGGCAGATCGAGATCGTCATCGCGGGGCCGTGGCTGCACACGATCATGTTCGAGGTGCCCGTTCTGGCCATCGTCAACGAGGTGTTCTTCAGCCGCACGCAGACGCACCCGCAGTGGGAGGAGGGCAAACGCCGCCTGACCGACAAGCTGGCATCGCTGAAGCGCCCCGGCCTGGAAGACTGCCGCATTGCCGACTACGGCACCCGCCGCCGTTTTTCGCACACCTGGCATGAGCATGTGCTGCTGGAGACGCATGCGCAACTCGGCGCCCAGTACGCGGGCACGAGCAACGTCTACTTCGCCATGAAGCACGGCATGACGCCGCTGGGTACCATGGCGCATGAATACCTGCAGGCCTGCCAAGCGCTGGGTCCGCGCCTGCGCGATTCCCAGACCTTTGCGCTGGAAACCTGGGCCAAGGAATATCGCGGCGACCTCGGCATCGCGCTGTCGGATACCTACGGCTTTGACGCCTTCCTGCGCGATTTCGACATGTTCTTCTGCAAGCTCTTCGACGGCGTTCGCCATGATTCTGGCGACCCGTTCGAGTGGGGCGAGCGCATGCTCAAGCATTACGACGACATGCGCGCCGAGCCGAAGTCCAAGGCGCTGATCTTCTCCGACAGCCTCGACATGCCGAAGGTCATCGGCCTGTATGAGCGCTTTCATGGCCGCTGCAAGCTGGCGTTTGGCGTGGGGACCAATCTGACAAACGACCTGGGCTACACGCCGCTGCAGATCGTCATCAAGATGGTCCGCTGCAATGGCCAGCCGGTGGCCAAACTGTCGGACGCGCCGGAGAAGACGATGTGCGACGATCCAGCGTACCTCACGTACCTGAAGCAGGTATTTGGCGTGCAATAA
- the prfB gene encoding peptide chain release factor 2 (programmed frameshift), translating into MEAERLNAIQNTLADLKSRADDLRRYLDYDVKSERLVEVDKELENPEVWNDPKRAQELGREKKSLETVVLALTKLDEDLTGAAELFELAREEGDDETIEAIEADTAGMRAIVEDMEFRRMFSGPMDAANCFIDIQAGAGGTEACDWASMLLRQYLKYCERKGFKTEVLEESEGDVAGIKSASIKVEGEYAFGFLRTETGVHRLVRKSPFDSAGGRHTSFSSIFVYPEVDDSIEIEVNPADLRVDTYRASGAGGQHINKTDSAVRITHIPTGIVVQCQNDRSQHRNRAEAMTMLKSRLYEHELRKRQAAADAQEAAKTDVGWGHQIRSYVLDQSRIKDLRTNVEISNTQKVLDGDLDPFIQASLKQGV; encoded by the exons ATGGAAGCAGAACGCCTCAATGCCATCCAGAACACGTTGGCCGACCTGAAGTCGCGCGCCGACGACCTTCGGAGGTATCTT GACTACGACGTCAAATCTGAACGTCTAGTCGAAGTCGACAAGGAACTCGAAAACCCCGAGGTCTGGAACGATCCCAAACGCGCCCAGGAGTTGGGCCGCGAGAAGAAGTCGCTTGAAACCGTCGTGCTGGCGCTGACCAAGCTCGACGAAGATCTCACCGGCGCCGCCGAACTGTTCGAGCTCGCCCGCGAAGAGGGCGACGACGAGACCATCGAAGCTATCGAGGCTGACACCGCAGGCATGCGCGCCATTGTCGAAGACATGGAATTCCGCCGCATGTTCTCCGGCCCGATGGACGCCGCCAACTGCTTTATCGACATCCAGGCCGGCGCTGGCGGCACCGAGGCGTGCGACTGGGCATCGATGCTGCTGCGCCAGTACCTGAAGTATTGCGAGCGCAAGGGCTTCAAGACCGAAGTCCTGGAAGAATCCGAAGGCGACGTGGCAGGCATCAAGAGCGCGTCGATCAAGGTCGAGGGCGAATACGCGTTTGGCTTCCTGCGCACCGAAACCGGCGTGCACCGTCTGGTGCGCAAATCACCGTTTGACTCGGCGGGTGGCCGTCACACATCGTTCTCGTCGATCTTCGTGTATCCGGAAGTCGATGACTCGATCGAGATCGAGGTCAACCCCGCGGATCTGCGCGTCGATACGTATCGCGCTTCGGGTGCGGGTGGTCAGCACATCAACAAAACCGATTCGGCCGTGCGGATTACGCACATCCCCACCGGCATCGTCGTGCAGTGCCAGAACGACCGCTCGCAGCACCGCAACCGCGCCGAGGCGATGACCATGCTGAAGTCGCGTCTGTACGAGCACGAGCTGCGCAAGCGTCAGGCCGCCGCCGACGCGCAGGAAGCTGCGAAGACCGACGTGGGCTGGGGCCATCAGATCCGCTCGTACGTGCTGGACCAGAGCCGCATCAAGGATCTGCGCACCAACGTGGAAATCTCCAACACGCAGAAGGTGCTGGACGGCGACCTTGACCCGTTCATTCAGGCCAGCCTGAAGCAGGGCGTCTGA